In the genome of Bradyrhizobium sp. CIAT3101, one region contains:
- a CDS encoding energy transducer TonB translates to MDPRDTNEENEGPAWRRYLLLGGGGLLVIALMVGGIMVLMSGDKNPPRKVNELQVTMILPPPPPPPPPPPPEKQPEDKVVEQTPVKQEMIEEKPVDIPKEAPPDAPDTPMDAPPSLEANTAGPGTLKGGKGGLIGGGGGGGGGSSKWGWYASIVQAQIEAALRANDKTRHAVMRVRVRLWPDATGRITRVQLVSSTGNNELDAVIRDQVLNGMTLREPPPKEMPMPIVMQVTAHSPG, encoded by the coding sequence ATGGACCCGCGCGACACCAACGAGGAAAACGAAGGACCGGCCTGGCGGCGCTATTTGCTGCTGGGCGGTGGCGGTCTGCTCGTCATCGCGCTGATGGTCGGCGGCATCATGGTGCTGATGAGCGGCGACAAGAATCCGCCGCGCAAGGTGAACGAGCTCCAGGTCACGATGATCTTGCCGCCGCCACCACCTCCGCCTCCACCGCCGCCACCGGAAAAGCAGCCCGAGGACAAGGTGGTCGAGCAGACTCCTGTCAAGCAGGAGATGATCGAGGAGAAGCCGGTCGACATCCCCAAGGAAGCGCCGCCGGATGCGCCCGACACGCCGATGGACGCTCCGCCCTCGCTCGAAGCCAACACGGCGGGGCCGGGCACGCTGAAGGGCGGCAAGGGCGGCCTGATCGGCGGAGGTGGCGGCGGTGGTGGTGGCAGCAGCAAATGGGGTTGGTACGCGAGCATCGTGCAGGCCCAGATCGAGGCGGCGCTGCGCGCCAACGACAAGACGCGTCACGCCGTGATGCGGGTCAGGGTCCGGTTGTGGCCGGACGCGACCGGCCGGATCACGCGCGTGCAGCTGGTGTCTTCGACCGGCAACAACGAGCTCGACGCCGTGATCCGCGACCAGGTGCTCAACGGCATGACGTTGCGTGAGCCGCCGCCGAAGGAAATGCCGATGCCGATCGTGATGCAAGTCACGGCGCATAGTCCGGGGTGA
- a CDS encoding peptidylprolyl isomerase codes for MTHDAFKTAMLAGALFFATSSVAMAQTRNAPQPTPTPARPAPAAPTRPAAAEETSGVAKAGEVIARVGDSDVTADQVRATIQLLDARQQAALARDPALLSQTVRAILANRLVLKEAMAKKWEQQPAVVDQLARARESLIVESYLQSVTTPPDSFPSEAEIKGVYEANASALLVPRRFRLAQILVAVPKDADKAAEDAARKKLDDVVKKVKQPGADFAAIARSSSDESVSAEHDGDIGWVNEPDLRGEIRGQVTGLPKSGITDAVRLDDGWHIVKLLDTEAAHTRPYAEVRDALIQRMRAERVEANRRAYVTELLKQTPPVVNEIALSKLLQTKSEAQPAR; via the coding sequence ATGACCCATGATGCATTCAAGACCGCCATGCTTGCGGGCGCGCTCTTCTTTGCGACCTCGTCCGTGGCCATGGCCCAGACCCGCAACGCTCCGCAGCCGACGCCGACGCCAGCGCGCCCCGCTCCGGCAGCTCCCACGCGGCCGGCGGCCGCCGAGGAGACTTCGGGCGTGGCCAAGGCAGGCGAGGTCATCGCGCGGGTCGGTGACAGCGACGTCACGGCGGACCAGGTGCGTGCGACGATCCAGCTGCTTGATGCGCGCCAGCAGGCCGCATTGGCACGCGATCCGGCTCTGCTCAGCCAGACGGTGCGGGCGATCCTCGCCAATCGCCTCGTGCTCAAGGAGGCGATGGCCAAGAAATGGGAGCAGCAGCCGGCCGTCGTCGACCAGCTGGCTCGCGCCCGCGAAAGCCTGATCGTCGAGAGCTATCTCCAATCCGTGACAACGCCGCCGGACAGTTTCCCGAGCGAGGCCGAGATCAAGGGCGTGTACGAGGCCAACGCGAGCGCGTTGCTCGTCCCGCGTCGGTTCCGCCTGGCCCAGATCCTGGTCGCCGTGCCGAAGGATGCGGACAAGGCCGCCGAGGACGCCGCGCGGAAGAAGCTCGATGACGTCGTGAAGAAGGTCAAGCAGCCGGGCGCAGATTTCGCAGCGATTGCGCGTAGCTCATCGGACGAGTCTGTGTCGGCGGAGCATGACGGCGACATCGGTTGGGTGAACGAGCCTGATCTGCGCGGCGAAATTCGTGGCCAGGTCACGGGACTGCCGAAGTCAGGCATCACCGACGCCGTCCGGCTCGACGACGGCTGGCACATCGTGAAGCTGCTGGATACCGAGGCAGCCCACACCCGGCCGTATGCGGAGGTGAGGGACGCGCTGATCCAGCGCATGCGGGCTGAACGCGTCGAGGCCAACCGCCGCGCCTATGTGACGGAATTGCTTAAGCAAACCCCGCCGGTCGTGAACGAAATCGCGCTGTCGAAACTACTCCAGACAAAGTCAGAGGCGCAGCCGGCGCGTTAG
- a CDS encoding putative porin codes for MTKRQLAGTAAILLALSVPASAQDDTPTGKRPTVSRDAPPSSNATVNLINLLVKQGTLSEDQAAALIKQADDEAYVARQATRDATTKAEGAEKAATTATDAVSPPGTKRVTYVPEIVKKQLRDEIRAEVMAKAEKENWASPGKYPEWAQRIRFYGDIRARYEGDHFPAGNLPQENYNAINTGNPFQEENGNFPPNLYFPPFYNVTQDRNRFRFRARLGADVDLSDGFSAGLRIATGDSSSPVSTNQTFGGNGGNFSKYALWLDRAFIRYQPVQDFVATVGRFDNPFWSPTDLAWYKDLGFDGFAIQAKHEVDEGFTPFFVGGAFPIFNTDLNAGLNTVDLNGPIKSPSRDRWLLGAQTGFGARFDPETNLKLAVAYYDFTNLRGKLSSSCLVITVIDSCDTDLLRPLFAQKGNTYMRLRDIPTLTTPVTTLDYQFYGLATDFRPVVASAQLDFAQFNPIHITLDAEYVWNTAFDRAAVAAVAVNNFAGTSTGAAGPFNGGNQGWLARLTVGDKEIKHLWDWNAHVGYKYLQSDATVDAFVDSDFGLGGTNLKGYFIGGNVGLAENVWASVRWMSANSIAGLPYAVDVVQLDLNARF; via the coding sequence ATGACAAAGCGACAGCTTGCGGGAACCGCGGCTATCCTGCTTGCGCTTTCCGTTCCCGCGTCGGCCCAGGACGATACACCGACGGGCAAGCGTCCCACCGTTTCGCGCGACGCACCGCCGTCGTCGAATGCGACCGTCAATTTGATCAACCTCCTGGTGAAGCAGGGCACGCTGAGCGAGGATCAGGCTGCGGCTCTGATCAAGCAGGCTGACGACGAGGCCTATGTCGCCCGCCAGGCGACGCGCGACGCCACGACCAAAGCGGAGGGTGCCGAGAAGGCAGCCACGACCGCGACGGACGCGGTCTCTCCGCCCGGCACGAAGCGTGTCACTTATGTCCCCGAGATCGTCAAGAAACAGCTGCGCGACGAAATTCGCGCCGAGGTCATGGCGAAGGCGGAGAAGGAGAACTGGGCGTCTCCAGGCAAATATCCGGAATGGGCACAGCGGATTCGGTTCTACGGCGACATCCGTGCGCGATATGAAGGTGATCATTTTCCCGCTGGTAACCTGCCGCAGGAGAACTACAACGCGATCAACACGGGAAACCCGTTTCAAGAGGAGAATGGCAACTTCCCACCCAATCTCTATTTCCCGCCGTTCTACAACGTGACCCAGGATCGAAACCGTTTCCGCTTCCGCGCCCGTCTTGGCGCCGACGTCGATCTGTCCGACGGCTTCTCGGCGGGCCTGCGGATCGCAACGGGCGATAGCAGCTCACCGGTCTCCACCAACCAGACGTTTGGCGGGAATGGCGGGAATTTCTCCAAATACGCGCTTTGGCTCGATCGCGCCTTCATCAGGTACCAGCCGGTGCAGGATTTCGTTGCCACTGTCGGCCGGTTCGACAACCCGTTCTGGTCGCCGACCGATCTCGCCTGGTACAAGGATCTCGGTTTCGACGGATTTGCGATCCAGGCCAAGCACGAAGTCGACGAGGGCTTCACACCCTTCTTTGTCGGCGGTGCCTTTCCGATCTTCAACACAGATTTGAATGCGGGGCTCAACACCGTCGACCTGAACGGACCGATCAAGTCTCCCAGCCGCGATAGATGGCTGTTGGGTGCGCAGACCGGCTTCGGCGCCAGGTTTGATCCCGAGACCAACCTGAAACTGGCGGTGGCCTATTACGACTTCACCAACCTGCGCGGCAAGCTGTCGAGCTCCTGCCTGGTCATTACCGTCATTGACAGCTGCGACACAGATTTGTTGCGTCCCCTGTTCGCGCAGAAGGGCAACACCTACATGCGGCTACGCGACATTCCGACGTTGACGACGCCCGTCACCACGCTGGACTACCAGTTCTATGGGCTGGCTACCGACTTCCGGCCGGTTGTCGCCAGTGCCCAGCTCGACTTCGCCCAGTTCAATCCGATCCACATTACTCTCGATGCGGAATACGTCTGGAACACGGCATTCGATCGCGCAGCCGTGGCAGCCGTTGCGGTGAACAATTTTGCCGGTACATCGACCGGCGCGGCTGGCCCTTTCAACGGTGGCAACCAGGGTTGGCTCGCGCGTCTCACCGTGGGTGACAAGGAGATCAAGCATCTCTGGGACTGGAATGCCCATGTCGGCTACAAATATCTCCAGTCGGACGCAACGGTCGACGCATTCGTCGATTCCGATTTCGGGCTCGGCGGCACAAATCTCAAGGGTTACTTCATCGGCGGCAATGTCGGCCTCGCCGAGAATGTCTGGGCTTCAGTGCGCTGGATGAGCGCCAACAGCATTGCCGGGCTGCCTTACGCCGTCGACGTCGTCCAGCTCGATCTCAACGCGAGGTTCTGA
- a CDS encoding HAD-IIIC family phosphatase has translation MLLHWQEHCVECAVPQCYSTCRLYVPRGDGRCARFAYGIVRNTAATGGLGFGADIRFRRWAKLETELTGCLVSTRSHQVIERFDAAASGAVSAAHAAIRHIDSTRSVSHDLLARLRSRVLRRLGRAHAQYNAFAIECFSPESSPFRLAVNLRVDDATIFRHAVEVAPGPNFFSIPVPLPHDLAEREYFLTIEPEVDHEVRVIFTWLDFVALRQGANLPVVGGEVRGPARKVKCVAWDLDNTLWHGILVEDGVAKLRLRPEAAALIEQLDARGIIQTVVSKNNHDDAMTVIANFGLSDYFLYPAINWGQKSANLQQIADRLNINIDTFALIDDSPFERQEVGTALPMVRVYAEQGLESVLDRPEFDVPVTSASRQRRLSYLTEVHRDRAREVFGGDYLDFLRSCAIKLRIFKPSTAAETLRCLELIERTNQLNLSGRSYDAEAFDRLLRAPGNLCLAMECEDRFGNYGIVGFASVVEDAGQPTLLDFVMSCRVAQKRVEHSVFGWLARRARERGHRKLLADLRPTSKNKPLLKVFEDMRFSTEKEEAGRVLLALDLATADLEDGAVIALDASDLAGDKVAA, from the coding sequence ATGCTGCTGCACTGGCAGGAGCACTGCGTCGAATGCGCCGTGCCGCAATGCTATTCGACGTGCCGCCTGTACGTTCCCCGCGGCGATGGCCGTTGTGCGCGATTTGCCTATGGTATCGTTCGTAACACCGCCGCGACTGGCGGGCTCGGCTTCGGCGCCGACATTCGTTTCCGCCGCTGGGCCAAGCTCGAGACCGAACTGACCGGCTGCCTTGTCTCGACCCGGTCACATCAGGTGATAGAGCGGTTCGACGCCGCCGCCAGCGGCGCGGTGAGCGCGGCCCATGCGGCGATCCGGCACATCGATTCGACGCGCAGCGTCTCCCATGACCTCTTGGCCAGGCTGCGCAGCCGGGTGTTGCGCCGGCTGGGCCGGGCTCACGCTCAATACAACGCCTTCGCCATCGAATGCTTTAGCCCGGAAAGCTCGCCGTTTCGCTTGGCGGTCAATTTGCGGGTCGATGATGCGACCATCTTTCGCCATGCCGTCGAGGTGGCGCCGGGACCGAACTTCTTCTCCATTCCTGTCCCGCTTCCGCACGATCTCGCCGAAAGGGAGTATTTTCTGACGATTGAGCCTGAAGTCGATCACGAGGTTCGGGTGATCTTCACATGGCTTGATTTCGTCGCCTTGCGCCAGGGTGCGAACCTCCCGGTTGTTGGCGGGGAGGTGCGCGGCCCGGCACGCAAGGTCAAATGCGTCGCCTGGGATCTCGACAACACCCTGTGGCACGGCATCCTCGTCGAGGACGGTGTTGCCAAGCTCAGGCTGCGACCGGAGGCCGCCGCGTTGATCGAGCAGCTCGACGCCCGCGGCATCATTCAGACCGTCGTCAGCAAGAACAATCACGACGACGCCATGACAGTCATCGCCAATTTTGGTTTGAGCGACTATTTCCTCTATCCGGCGATCAATTGGGGCCAGAAGAGCGCCAACCTGCAACAGATCGCCGATCGCCTCAACATCAACATCGACACGTTCGCGCTGATCGACGACTCTCCCTTCGAAAGGCAGGAGGTCGGGACCGCGCTGCCGATGGTGCGGGTCTATGCGGAGCAGGGCCTCGAATCCGTGCTTGACCGGCCGGAGTTCGATGTACCCGTGACGTCGGCCAGCCGCCAGCGGCGGCTGTCCTATCTCACCGAAGTGCACCGCGATCGCGCCCGCGAGGTCTTCGGGGGCGATTATCTCGACTTCCTCCGCTCATGCGCGATAAAACTGCGCATCTTCAAGCCATCGACCGCCGCGGAGACCTTGCGCTGCCTCGAACTGATCGAGCGCACCAATCAGCTCAACCTTTCCGGCCGGAGTTACGATGCGGAGGCGTTCGACCGGCTGCTCCGCGCTCCCGGCAATCTCTGCCTTGCCATGGAGTGCGAAGACCGCTTCGGCAACTACGGGATCGTCGGGTTTGCCAGCGTCGTCGAAGACGCCGGGCAACCCACGCTGCTGGATTTCGTCATGTCCTGCCGCGTGGCGCAGAAGCGTGTCGAACACAGCGTGTTCGGCTGGTTGGCGCGCCGCGCGCGCGAACGTGGACATCGGAAGCTGCTGGCCGATCTGCGGCCGACGTCCAAGAACAAGCCGCTGCTGAAGGTGTTCGAGGACATGCGCTTCTCGACCGAGAAGGAAGAAGCGGGCAGGGTCCTGCTGGCGCTTGATCTGGCGACTGCCGACCTCGAGGACGGGGCAGTGATTGCTCTGGATGCGAGCGATTTGGCCGGCGACAAAGTCGCTGCATGA
- a CDS encoding polysaccharide deacetylase family protein — MTYTATRLRASIGAFHRAFLRRPLPDKLALYLHSLSGRASAVEQLMRRFADLGYSFVGPNEFLTGSGRMIMLTLDDNYQSWYACLPMFDRLDAKATFYVNTVSFRDRADEAELRRFFSSISAEPEPTLTVEELKCIAAAGHVIGAHTHTHPNLAAISLEKAKHEIRTSKAILEDILLEPVIHFAYPFGMRRHFSSPLKQYCFEIGFKTVATGLPALQYVKPESGVIHRSVVQLDVPFERYVENLQVDGRIFERITGRNPVAV, encoded by the coding sequence ATGACGTATACTGCAACGCGGCTCCGCGCTTCTATTGGCGCGTTTCACAGAGCGTTCCTGCGCCGGCCTCTTCCGGACAAGCTGGCGCTTTATCTCCATTCGTTGAGCGGACGGGCCTCGGCCGTGGAACAGCTGATGCGGCGGTTTGCCGACCTCGGCTACAGCTTCGTCGGCCCGAACGAATTCCTGACCGGATCAGGCCGGATGATCATGCTGACGCTCGATGACAACTACCAGTCATGGTACGCCTGCCTGCCGATGTTCGATCGGCTCGACGCGAAAGCGACCTTCTACGTCAATACCGTTTCGTTTCGTGACCGCGCTGACGAAGCCGAGCTCCGACGGTTCTTTTCAAGTATTTCCGCGGAGCCCGAGCCGACGCTGACTGTCGAGGAATTGAAATGCATTGCCGCGGCGGGACACGTCATCGGCGCGCATACCCACACACACCCGAATTTGGCGGCCATTTCCCTGGAGAAGGCGAAGCACGAGATCAGGACCAGTAAAGCCATCCTGGAAGACATCCTTCTCGAGCCCGTGATCCACTTCGCCTATCCGTTCGGCATGCGCAGGCATTTTTCCTCGCCCTTGAAACAATACTGCTTCGAGATCGGGTTCAAGACCGTCGCAACCGGCCTTCCTGCCCTGCAGTATGTGAAACCGGAGAGTGGCGTTATTCATCGTTCCGTTGTCCAGCTCGATGTGCCGTTCGAGCGGTATGTCGAAAACCTTCAAGTCGATGGGCGGATTTTCGAACGGATCACCGGCCGCAACCCCGTCGCGGTGTGA
- a CDS encoding undecaprenyl-phosphate glucose phosphotransferase, whose translation MTDVTDRSDAIEASTTFESASRPRISVPFGLIEPLFALADVLVIVAAGALGGLLYHGVLGAGTGDPGVCAGLGLVASLAYVLAAHCLGLYRLNDLLQREYDSGRIWTCWSVAIPVLAVILFLFKSSAETSRGAIVCLFVLGGIGLVLARRLAKRRLRAALMTGAIRGRRAIVIGTKGELACFGRRDLLVRFGLDEVGRVFLPPSSKSKAYAETVLDRVREAAAEEIVLALSWSGPEDIQWLLDQLRAVPLPVRLLPDRAVSTVLQRQTSMPQRLYMVELQRTPLTTLERGVKRMLDVTVGATSLMLLTPLLFAAAIAIKLESRGPIIFRQQRHGFNGRSFTIYKLRTMKVQEDGAAVVQATTSDPRVTRVGRVLRSTSIDELPQLLNVLQGHMSVVGPRPHALVHDYEYGRMIANYSFRHHVKPGITGWAQVHGYRGGTPRLELMERRIALDLWYIDNWSVVLDIRIILRTVFELVRAQNAY comes from the coding sequence GTGACCGACGTAACCGACCGAAGCGACGCAATCGAAGCGTCGACAACCTTCGAGAGTGCATCAAGGCCGCGCATCAGCGTTCCGTTCGGCCTGATCGAGCCGCTTTTCGCGTTGGCCGACGTCCTGGTCATCGTCGCAGCGGGCGCGTTGGGTGGCTTGTTATATCACGGCGTGCTCGGCGCCGGGACCGGCGATCCCGGCGTCTGTGCTGGCTTGGGTTTGGTGGCGAGCCTGGCCTATGTGCTCGCGGCGCATTGTCTTGGTCTCTATCGGCTGAACGATTTGCTCCAGCGCGAGTACGATAGCGGGCGGATCTGGACCTGCTGGAGCGTGGCAATTCCGGTTCTCGCCGTCATCCTGTTTCTCTTCAAGTCCAGTGCGGAAACCTCGCGCGGCGCGATCGTTTGCCTGTTCGTTCTTGGAGGGATCGGTCTCGTTCTCGCACGGAGGCTGGCCAAGCGTCGCCTGCGTGCGGCTTTGATGACAGGCGCCATTCGCGGCCGGCGGGCGATCGTGATTGGAACGAAAGGCGAGTTGGCTTGTTTCGGGCGGCGCGATCTTCTGGTCAGGTTCGGTCTGGATGAAGTCGGGCGCGTATTCTTGCCGCCGTCCTCGAAATCGAAAGCGTACGCCGAAACGGTGCTGGATCGCGTACGGGAGGCCGCGGCAGAGGAGATCGTCCTCGCATTGTCGTGGTCGGGCCCGGAAGACATTCAGTGGCTGCTCGATCAGTTGAGGGCGGTCCCGCTTCCGGTTCGCCTGCTTCCCGATCGCGCGGTGTCGACGGTGCTTCAGCGCCAGACCTCGATGCCGCAGCGATTGTATATGGTCGAGTTGCAGCGCACCCCACTGACCACGCTTGAGCGTGGGGTGAAGCGGATGCTTGACGTGACGGTCGGTGCGACGTCGCTGATGTTGCTGACGCCGCTGTTGTTCGCGGCGGCGATTGCGATCAAGCTTGAATCACGTGGGCCAATCATCTTCCGGCAGCAGCGCCATGGTTTCAATGGCCGGTCCTTCACCATCTACAAGCTGCGGACCATGAAGGTCCAGGAGGATGGCGCTGCCGTGGTGCAGGCCACGACAAGCGATCCACGTGTCACCCGCGTGGGACGTGTGCTCCGCTCGACCAGCATCGACGAACTCCCTCAATTATTGAACGTGCTGCAAGGGCATATGTCCGTCGTCGGGCCGCGTCCGCATGCCTTGGTCCATGACTACGAGTACGGACGCATGATCGCGAACTATTCGTTTCGCCACCACGTGAAGCCGGGAATTACAGGCTGGGCGCAGGTGCACGGATATCGAGGCGGTACGCCGCGACTGGAGCTCATGGAACGCCGAATTGCGCTGGATCTCTGGTATATCGATAATTGGAGCGTTGTGCTCGATATCAGGATCATCCTGAGGACGGTTTTTGAACTGGTCCGGGCGCAAAATGCGTATTGA
- a CDS encoding ChbG/HpnK family deacetylase, with amino-acid sequence MRRLIVNADDLGYDRVVNEDIFRFIEAGSVTSATILTNGPAVEAAVARLQDFPRASFGVHLNVTEFPPLTRGAVLDALCDESGALATGWVKKLALSGATRDAVFQEWCAQVERALDLRVPVSHLDSHHHVHTHPALFAVFKRVQLRFNIRKARLRRNIFNIGRRRPAIRAATTAWNAAFTTIVPTQTTNAFTEFATLYERVVAGCPWTGTVELMCHPGSPLFTDETRLLEGDWRGVLGRDVAMISYLDL; translated from the coding sequence ATGAGGCGCCTGATCGTCAACGCCGACGATCTCGGGTACGACCGCGTCGTGAACGAGGACATTTTCCGGTTCATCGAAGCCGGGAGCGTGACCTCAGCGACCATTCTGACAAATGGGCCGGCCGTTGAGGCGGCGGTGGCCCGGCTACAGGACTTCCCACGGGCGTCGTTCGGGGTTCACCTCAACGTCACTGAATTTCCGCCATTGACAAGGGGTGCCGTGCTCGACGCTTTGTGCGACGAGAGCGGCGCGCTGGCGACAGGCTGGGTCAAGAAGCTGGCGTTGAGCGGAGCAACGAGGGACGCGGTGTTCCAGGAATGGTGCGCGCAAGTCGAGCGCGCTCTCGACCTGCGCGTACCGGTGTCGCATCTCGACTCGCACCATCACGTCCATACCCATCCGGCGCTGTTCGCCGTGTTCAAGCGCGTCCAGCTCCGCTTCAACATTCGCAAGGCGCGCCTGAGGCGCAACATCTTCAACATCGGCCGCCGGCGACCGGCGATACGAGCGGCCACAACGGCGTGGAACGCGGCGTTCACCACGATCGTTCCCACGCAGACGACCAACGCCTTCACCGAATTTGCGACGCTCTATGAGCGGGTCGTCGCCGGGTGCCCCTGGACCGGCACGGTCGAATTGATGTGCCATCCCGGCAGTCCGCTGTTTACGGATGAGACGCGTCTGCTCGAGGGCGACTGGAGAGGCGTCCTCGGCCGCGACGTGGCCATGATCAGTTATCTTGACCTCTAA
- a CDS encoding right-handed parallel beta-helix repeat-containing protein yields the protein MAAPSIAVWALLATVGSSVGEEAVQADRQPQRLLVAPHGGTDTRQSPNGPLSLGAALEEATRRRVADAATPLELELQPGTYDLDKPIVIDARLAGDGGITLKAKPGADVRLVGWKKVESIIPPAKDIEDQLPAIARGKIKYYALPQSEFPDLGVELPRGHSLPRHAAEMEFFLGDTPLSPARWPATGYSEIMRAVDGSRVVIRDAPLSAVAGRTDVWFAGFPGVEWGYERVQVADVDPVSGVIRAVRPFSYPPRWRDFAALEGPPTLFSAPNQFYFDRANRVLAVWAPVNDARTIQASILTNAIVMTGARHVRIEGLSVLGVRGDAIRVVNSDDVQLDRIQVADAGMRGVAVEGGHDFLLQNSVIHDTGDEGAWVTGGDRQNLVSAGHRILSNTLFRFGRRIRSGRDGIRIDGVGIVVEDNVLSNGPSQAIGFQGNDHLIRHNDISRTMSECGDCAAIYTGRDWSARGTCIDGNVIHGITPAPDRDVSGIYLDDAASGIVVWRNAIVSLRRGVLVGGGRDNIVMENTITDADQFGVLLDGRGLSWAKASVNDPSSEIRRRLVAVPYDREPYRSRYPHLAELLQEQPGQPRYNLISGNTFVRGAGVVLEDPALRALVLTTPQKLNEANGQACPPQSIAGRRGPPAE from the coding sequence ATGGCTGCACCATCGATCGCGGTGTGGGCGTTGCTCGCGACCGTTGGTTCGTCGGTTGGCGAAGAAGCGGTCCAGGCCGATCGGCAGCCGCAGCGACTGCTGGTCGCTCCCCACGGTGGCACCGACACACGCCAGTCGCCGAATGGACCCCTGAGCCTGGGCGCCGCGCTGGAGGAAGCCACCAGGCGGCGCGTTGCCGATGCCGCGACGCCGCTCGAGCTCGAATTGCAGCCTGGAACCTATGATCTGGACAAGCCTATCGTGATCGATGCGCGCCTCGCAGGCGATGGCGGGATCACGCTCAAGGCAAAGCCTGGTGCAGACGTGCGCCTCGTCGGCTGGAAAAAAGTCGAGAGTATCATTCCTCCGGCGAAGGACATCGAAGACCAGCTTCCCGCGATCGCGCGCGGCAAGATAAAATATTACGCTCTGCCGCAATCCGAGTTTCCTGATCTCGGGGTGGAGCTGCCGCGAGGGCACTCGCTGCCGCGCCATGCGGCGGAGATGGAATTCTTCCTCGGCGATACGCCCCTGAGCCCGGCCCGGTGGCCCGCCACAGGCTATTCGGAAATCATGCGCGCCGTCGATGGATCGCGGGTCGTGATCCGTGACGCGCCGCTTTCCGCCGTTGCCGGTCGCACCGACGTCTGGTTCGCGGGATTTCCCGGCGTCGAGTGGGGTTACGAGCGTGTACAGGTAGCTGATGTCGATCCCGTCTCGGGTGTCATCCGGGCCGTTCGCCCATTCTCTTACCCACCGAGATGGCGCGATTTCGCCGCGCTGGAAGGCCCGCCAACTCTGTTCAGCGCGCCCAATCAGTTCTATTTCGATCGCGCCAATCGCGTGCTCGCGGTCTGGGCGCCCGTCAACGACGCGCGAACCATTCAGGCCTCGATCCTGACCAACGCGATCGTGATGACGGGCGCGCGGCACGTGCGGATCGAAGGGCTCAGCGTGCTGGGCGTGCGTGGTGACGCCATCCGGGTCGTCAACAGTGACGACGTGCAATTGGATCGCATCCAGGTCGCGGACGCCGGGATGCGCGGGGTCGCTGTCGAGGGCGGCCACGACTTTCTGCTGCAAAACTCCGTGATCCACGATACCGGCGACGAAGGCGCCTGGGTCACGGGTGGGGACCGGCAGAACCTCGTCTCTGCCGGGCACAGGATCCTGTCCAACACTCTGTTTCGCTTTGGGCGGCGCATCCGCAGCGGACGGGATGGAATCCGGATCGATGGCGTCGGTATCGTCGTCGAAGACAATGTCCTCAGCAACGGGCCGTCGCAGGCGATCGGCTTCCAGGGCAACGATCATCTCATCCGGCACAACGACATCTCGCGCACCATGTCGGAGTGCGGCGACTGCGCTGCGATCTACACGGGCAGGGACTGGAGCGCGCGCGGTACCTGTATCGACGGCAACGTCATCCACGGAATTACGCCGGCACCCGATCGGGACGTGAGCGGCATTTACCTCGACGATGCCGCAAGCGGAATCGTCGTCTGGCGCAACGCAATCGTGAGCCTGCGGCGGGGAGTCCTGGTTGGCGGCGGCCGCGATAATATCGTCATGGAAAATACGATCACCGATGCAGATCAGTTCGGGGTCCTGCTCGACGGGCGCGGCCTGAGCTGGGCCAAAGCCTCGGTGAACGATCCGTCATCCGAGATTCGCCGCAGGCTCGTCGCTGTTCCCTATGACCGCGAGCCCTACCGCTCGCGCTATCCGCACCTGGCTGAGCTGCTGCAGGAGCAGCCCGGACAACCGAGGTACAACCTGATTTCCGGAAACACATTTGTTCGCGGCGCAGGCGTGGTGCTGGAGGATCCGGCGTTGCGCGCGCTGGTGCTGACCACCCCACAGAAATTGAACGAAGCGAACGGGCAGGCCTGCCCGCCGCAATCCATTGCTGGCCGTCGCGGTCCACCGGCGGAATGA